The following proteins come from a genomic window of Ornithinimicrobium cryptoxanthini:
- a CDS encoding DUF6104 family protein yields the protein MYFTDRGIEELATRRGEEEVSLEWLSAQLRTFVDLHPEFEAAVDRLATWIARLDDDIDDDE from the coding sequence GTGTACTTCACCGACCGCGGCATCGAGGAGCTCGCCACCCGCCGTGGCGAGGAGGAGGTCAGCCTCGAGTGGCTCTCCGCCCAGCTGCGCACCTTTGTGGACCTGCACCCCGAGTTCGAGGCAGCAGTCGACCGACTGGCCACGTGGATCGCCCGCCTGGACGACGACATCGACGATGACGAATGA
- a CDS encoding GDSL-type esterase/lipase family protein, with product MMEDTPVTPADDESAVEFNPSAEFHIVEGPRDIGLCFVGDGFVAGYGDPKALGWVSRVVGRSPVQDADLTAYNLGVRGETSADAMSRWRTECAPRWEGRSERRLVVAAGARDITAGITTARSRLNLANILDEATTTGISTFVVGPTPTLDAEENDRLAVLADAQADVCSRRSIPYVDCFHPLRHHEQWQSDLAAGDGVHPGQAGYGLIAWLVLHAGWHDWLRTS from the coding sequence ATGATGGAGGACACCCCTGTGACACCCGCTGACGACGAGTCCGCCGTGGAGTTCAACCCCAGCGCCGAGTTCCACATCGTGGAGGGGCCCCGTGACATCGGTCTCTGCTTCGTGGGCGACGGCTTCGTGGCCGGCTACGGCGACCCCAAGGCGCTCGGGTGGGTCAGTCGGGTGGTCGGTCGCAGTCCTGTGCAGGACGCAGACCTGACGGCCTACAACCTGGGTGTGCGCGGTGAGACCAGCGCCGACGCGATGAGCCGCTGGCGCACTGAGTGCGCACCCCGCTGGGAGGGCCGCTCCGAGCGGCGCCTGGTCGTCGCCGCCGGAGCCCGCGACATCACGGCGGGGATCACCACGGCCCGCTCCCGGCTCAACCTGGCCAACATCCTCGACGAGGCCACGACCACCGGGATCAGCACCTTTGTCGTCGGGCCGACCCCGACACTGGACGCCGAGGAGAACGACAGGCTGGCGGTGCTGGCCGACGCCCAGGCAGACGTCTGCTCGCGCCGGTCCATCCCCTACGTCGACTGCTTCCACCCGCTGCGCCACCACGAGCAGTGGCAGTCCGACCTGGCCGCCGGCGACGGGGTGCACCCGGGCCAGGCCGGCTATGGCCTGATCGCCTGGCTCGTGCTGCACGCCGGCTGGCACGACTGGCTCAGGACCAGCTGA
- the pheA gene encoding prephenate dehydratase: MQGGLPGGMGYLGPAGTFTEEALRRLDPEAAATAWAAPTVQATLEALRAGTLSAALVPFESSVEGSVSATLDELIRGEPLVITGEVHVEVQFALMVRPGTSLADVRRIATHPMAQAQTRDWVARELPAAEVIPESSTARAAVLVAAEVYDAAIAAPLAAERHELEILVDGIADRPGAVTRFIRLARPGPVPAPTGTDLTTVVAYLRHNHAGALLDLLNQFAMRGVDLVRLESRPTGEALGQYCFAIEALGHLSEPRMADALTGLRRVCADVRFLGSYPRAHGSPTRVPEVASARAYQDAQGWVEGLSWS; this comes from the coding sequence ATGCAGGGTGGGCTGCCCGGCGGGATGGGCTACCTGGGCCCGGCCGGGACCTTCACCGAGGAGGCTTTGCGCCGCCTCGACCCGGAGGCCGCCGCGACCGCGTGGGCCGCACCAACGGTCCAGGCGACCCTCGAGGCGCTGCGTGCCGGCACGCTGTCGGCAGCGCTCGTCCCCTTCGAGAGCTCTGTCGAGGGGTCGGTCTCGGCCACGCTCGACGAGCTGATCCGCGGCGAACCGCTGGTGATCACCGGCGAGGTGCACGTGGAGGTGCAGTTCGCCCTGATGGTCCGCCCGGGCACCTCGCTGGCCGACGTGCGGCGGATCGCCACCCATCCGATGGCCCAGGCCCAGACGCGGGACTGGGTGGCCCGTGAGCTGCCGGCGGCCGAGGTGATCCCGGAGTCGTCCACCGCGCGGGCAGCGGTGCTCGTCGCTGCCGAGGTGTATGACGCGGCGATCGCCGCCCCCCTCGCCGCCGAGCGGCACGAGCTGGAGATCCTGGTCGACGGGATCGCTGACCGACCCGGTGCCGTGACCCGGTTCATCCGGCTGGCGCGGCCGGGGCCGGTCCCCGCCCCCACCGGCACGGACCTGACCACGGTGGTGGCCTACCTGCGGCACAACCACGCCGGTGCCCTGCTCGACCTGCTCAACCAGTTCGCGATGCGCGGGGTCGACCTGGTGCGTCTGGAGTCACGTCCGACGGGGGAGGCGCTGGGGCAGTACTGCTTTGCCATCGAGGCGCTGGGCCACCTCAGCGAGCCACGCATGGCCGACGCCCTGACCGGATTGCGCCGGGTCTGCGCGGACGTGCGCTTCCTGGGCTCCTACCCCCGCGCCCACGGCTCACCGACGAGGGTGCCGGAGGTTGCGAGCGCGCGGGCCTATCAGGACGCGCAGGGCTGGGTGGAGGGGCTCAGCTGGTCCTGA
- a CDS encoding zinc-binding dehydrogenase: MLAAYAADLSPDDPLSGLVVGDRPEPEVPEGWVLVDVRAAALNHHDLWSLKGVGLGHERLPMILGCDAAGVDQEGREVLVHSVISSPGWTGEQTLDPRRTLLSELHQGTLAEQVAVPAGNLVPKPAGISFEEAACLPTAWLTAYKMLCVNGGPPGSTVLVQGVGGGVASAAIALGAATGYRVWATSRDEGRRHRALELGAEAVFEPGQRLPERVEVVLETVGAATWSHSLKSLRPGGTVVIAGATSGDAPSHAELTRIFFQQLRVQGSTMGNLEQLTQLVRVLEQTGVRPLIDRVLPLSEAAAGLAALERGEVFGKVVLTP, translated from the coding sequence GTGCTAGCCGCCTATGCCGCCGACCTCAGCCCGGATGACCCGCTGTCGGGTCTCGTCGTCGGGGACCGTCCCGAACCCGAGGTGCCGGAGGGGTGGGTCCTGGTGGACGTGCGGGCGGCCGCGCTCAACCATCACGACCTGTGGTCGCTGAAGGGCGTCGGGCTCGGCCACGAGCGACTCCCGATGATCCTGGGCTGTGACGCCGCCGGGGTGGACCAGGAGGGTCGGGAGGTGCTCGTCCACTCGGTGATCTCCTCGCCCGGCTGGACCGGGGAGCAGACCCTCGACCCGCGCCGCACCCTGCTCTCCGAGCTGCACCAGGGGACGCTGGCCGAGCAGGTCGCTGTGCCGGCAGGCAACCTGGTCCCCAAGCCGGCCGGCATCAGCTTTGAGGAGGCCGCCTGTCTGCCGACTGCCTGGCTGACGGCATACAAGATGTTGTGCGTCAACGGCGGCCCGCCCGGAAGCACAGTGCTGGTGCAGGGGGTCGGTGGCGGGGTCGCCTCGGCCGCGATTGCGCTGGGTGCGGCCACCGGCTACCGGGTCTGGGCGACCAGCCGTGACGAGGGGCGTCGGCACCGTGCCCTGGAGCTGGGGGCCGAGGCGGTCTTCGAGCCGGGTCAGCGCCTCCCCGAGCGGGTGGAAGTGGTCCTGGAGACGGTGGGGGCCGCCACCTGGTCCCACTCGCTGAAGTCACTGCGACCCGGCGGCACCGTGGTCATCGCCGGCGCCACCTCGGGTGACGCACCGTCACACGCAGAGCTGACCCGCATCTTCTTCCAGCAGCTGCGGGTCCAGGGCTCGACGATGGGCAACCTCGAGCAGCTGACCCAGCTGGTGCGGGTCCTCGAGCAGACGGGGGTGCGTCCGCTCATCGACCGGGTGCTGCCGTTGTCGGAGGCCGCGGCCGGGCTGGCCGCGCTGGAGCGTGGCGAGGTCTTCGGCAAGGTGGTGCTGACCCCGTGA